One genomic window of Candidatus Pseudobacter hemicellulosilyticus includes the following:
- a CDS encoding DNA mismatch repair protein MutS, with amino-acid sequence MKFFPESALVQLEFDKIKALLVEHCRTAYAKEKAEDLRIHTRKEYIDLELQQSNEYKLLSQHGQYFPNDHVLNLSRELKLLGIPGATLSGENFVLIRKLAENLQSIFRWFDNDRRLAYPALSKVIADTYYEKAILEMINEVLDESGNIRDNASEELMRIRMSLYKRRNELRRLFDRIVQKLGKAGYVADIEESFLNGRRVVAIFAEQKRQVKGILHGESDTRKTAFVEPEETIELNNEIFGLENEESREIYRILRDLTTNLSVYAPLLTGYHSILGEYDFIRAKGRLAMDMNANLPMLTDKAQVHLVQAYHPLLLLYNQRSQKPTIPTNLKLNDKERILVISGPNAGGKTVTMKTAGLLQLMIQSGLLVPVHPTSEMGIFKQLMIHIGDTQSLEFELSTYSSHLKNMKYLIESANGRTLFFIDELGSGSDPNLGGAFAEVIMEELVRKHAIGIVTTHYLNLKVMANKTPGIINGAMAFDERTLLPLYRLIPGKPGSSYTFAIAERIGLHPSLIQRARNLVDEGHFRLDKLLNSAEQDLREIEKKEKDLNKLLRENERLKKDMETLIDKEKHHQQVELLKHQNKVTEDRIVWLKDMERKLKQIVFDWRRAEGEDKTALMKQLQILLFHQQQKQSTEKVQKKLGSKYAEVGGDIAVGNKVLMKKNHQVGEVKEIRGKKAVVQLGLMPITVDLKDLSVVTELEEKLKTDK; translated from the coding sequence ATGAAGTTTTTCCCGGAATCGGCGCTGGTGCAATTGGAGTTTGACAAAATAAAGGCTTTACTGGTAGAGCATTGCAGGACCGCTTATGCAAAAGAAAAGGCGGAAGACCTGCGGATCCACACCCGGAAAGAATACATTGATCTCGAATTACAACAAAGCAATGAATACAAGCTGCTCTCGCAGCATGGACAATATTTTCCCAATGATCATGTACTCAATCTCTCCCGCGAACTGAAGCTGCTGGGTATCCCCGGCGCTACCCTCAGCGGCGAGAATTTTGTCCTGATCCGCAAGCTGGCAGAAAACCTGCAAAGCATTTTCCGGTGGTTCGACAATGACCGGCGACTGGCCTATCCCGCCCTCAGCAAGGTGATTGCTGACACCTACTACGAGAAGGCCATCCTGGAAATGATCAACGAAGTGCTGGATGAAAGCGGCAATATCCGCGACAATGCCTCCGAAGAACTGATGCGCATCCGCATGAGCCTGTACAAAAGACGCAATGAGCTGCGCCGCCTGTTCGACCGGATCGTGCAGAAACTCGGGAAGGCCGGTTATGTGGCCGATATTGAGGAGTCCTTTCTCAATGGCCGGCGCGTAGTGGCCATTTTTGCCGAACAGAAACGCCAGGTGAAAGGTATCCTGCACGGAGAAAGCGATACCCGGAAGACCGCCTTCGTAGAACCAGAAGAGACCATCGAGCTCAACAATGAGATCTTTGGCCTGGAGAATGAAGAAAGCCGGGAGATCTACCGCATCCTGCGCGACCTGACCACCAATCTATCCGTTTATGCCCCGCTGCTGACCGGTTATCACAGCATCCTGGGCGAATACGATTTTATCAGGGCCAAAGGACGGCTGGCCATGGACATGAACGCCAACCTGCCCATGCTGACCGATAAGGCCCAGGTCCACCTGGTACAGGCCTATCACCCGCTGCTGCTGCTCTATAACCAGCGGAGCCAGAAGCCAACTATCCCTACCAACCTGAAACTGAATGATAAGGAGCGGATCCTGGTGATCTCCGGACCCAATGCCGGCGGTAAGACCGTAACCATGAAAACGGCCGGCCTTCTGCAGCTGATGATCCAGAGCGGCCTGCTGGTGCCAGTGCATCCTACCTCGGAAATGGGCATCTTCAAACAGCTGATGATCCATATCGGGGATACCCAAAGTCTTGAATTTGAGTTGAGTACTTATAGCTCGCACCTCAAGAACATGAAATACCTCATAGAAAGCGCCAATGGCCGCACCCTGTTCTTCATTGATGAACTGGGCAGCGGCAGTGATCCCAACCTGGGTGGCGCTTTTGCCGAAGTGATCATGGAAGAGCTGGTGCGCAAACATGCCATTGGCATTGTCACCACCCACTACCTCAACCTGAAGGTAATGGCCAACAAAACGCCCGGTATTATTAATGGGGCCATGGCATTTGATGAAAGGACCCTGCTGCCGTTGTACAGGCTGATACCCGGCAAACCGGGCAGCTCCTATACGTTTGCCATTGCAGAACGTATCGGGCTGCACCCTTCCCTGATCCAGCGCGCCCGCAACCTGGTGGATGAGGGCCATTTCCGGCTCGACAAGCTTCTGAACAGCGCCGAACAGGACCTGCGCGAGATTGAGAAAAAGGAAAAAGACCTTAACAAGCTCCTCAGAGAGAATGAGCGCCTGAAAAAGGATATGGAAACGCTGATCGACAAGGAAAAGCACCATCAGCAGGTAGAGTTGCTCAAACACCAGAACAAGGTCACCGAGGACAGGATCGTCTGGCTGAAGGATATGGAACGCAAGCTGAAACAGATCGTGTTCGACTGGCGGCGGGCAGAAGGGGAGGACAAGACAGCGCTGATGAAGCAATTGCAGATCCTGCTCTTCCACCAGCAGCAGAAGCAGTCCACCGAAAAGGTGCAGAAAAAGCTCGGTTCAAAATATGCCGAAGTGGGCGGCGATATCGCCGTCGGTAATAAAGTACTGATGAAAAAAAATCACCAGGTAGGAGAAGTTAAGGAGATCAGGGGTAAAAAAGCGGTAGTGCAGCTCGGCCTCATGCCCATCACGGTAGATCTGAAGGATCTGTCCGTGGTCACGGAGCTGGAGGAAAAGCTGAAGACCGATAAATAA
- a CDS encoding FKBP-type peptidyl-prolyl cis-trans isomerase: protein MGIADKLSQMKNEKAAANLKAGQDFLAENKNRPGVVALPSGLQYEVITEGSGPKPSASNKVTCHYHGTLIDGTVFDSSVLRGQPATFPLNMVIKGWTEGLQLMGQGSKWRFFIPAALGYGERQVSAQIGPNSALVFEVELLGIS, encoded by the coding sequence ATGGGAATAGCAGATAAACTGTCGCAAATGAAGAATGAGAAAGCTGCCGCCAACCTGAAGGCAGGGCAGGATTTCCTGGCAGAGAACAAGAACAGGCCCGGAGTGGTAGCACTGCCCAGCGGCCTGCAGTATGAAGTGATCACAGAAGGATCGGGCCCTAAACCCTCCGCCAGCAATAAAGTGACCTGCCATTACCATGGCACCCTGATTGACGGGACCGTGTTCGACAGCTCCGTACTTCGCGGACAACCCGCCACTTTCCCCCTTAATATGGTGATCAAAGGCTGGACCGAAGGTCTCCAGCTGATGGGCCAGGGCAGCAAATGGCGCTTTTTTATCCCGGCAGCGCTGGGTTATGGCGAGCGCCAGGTAAGCGCCCAGATTGGACCCAACAGCGCGCTTGTTTTTGAAGTGGAACTGCTGGGAATAAGCTAA
- a CDS encoding SDR family oxidoreductase has translation MARNDVKGKVVLIAGGAKNLGGLLSREFAGKGAKLAIHYNSVGTKADAEKTLATVQAAGAEAFLFQGDLTDVKNITRFFDETISRFGGIDIAINTVGKVLKKPFVDTTEAEYDSMSDINSKVAYFFIQEAGKKLKDEGKICTIVTSLLAAFTGLYSTYEGMKAPVEHFTRAASKEFGARGISVTAVAPGPMDTPFFYGQESDDAVAYHKSAAALGGLTDIKDIAPLVAFLVTDGWWITGQTIFANGGYTTR, from the coding sequence ATGGCAAGAAACGATGTAAAAGGAAAAGTAGTACTCATTGCAGGCGGAGCCAAAAACCTGGGAGGTCTGTTAAGCCGTGAGTTTGCCGGCAAAGGGGCGAAACTGGCAATACACTATAACAGCGTTGGCACAAAAGCCGATGCGGAAAAAACACTGGCCACCGTACAGGCTGCCGGTGCAGAAGCCTTCCTATTCCAGGGAGATCTGACCGATGTGAAAAACATCACCCGCTTCTTTGATGAGACCATCTCCCGGTTTGGGGGTATAGACATTGCCATCAATACGGTAGGCAAGGTGTTAAAAAAGCCATTCGTGGATACTACGGAAGCGGAATACGACAGCATGTCGGACATCAATTCCAAAGTAGCGTATTTTTTTATCCAGGAAGCCGGTAAAAAGCTGAAGGATGAAGGCAAGATCTGTACCATCGTCACCTCTCTGCTGGCTGCCTTTACAGGACTGTATTCAACCTACGAGGGAATGAAAGCGCCTGTTGAGCATTTCACTCGCGCTGCTTCCAAGGAATTTGGCGCGAGAGGAATATCCGTCACAGCCGTGGCGCCGGGCCCCATGGATACGCCTTTTTTCTACGGCCAGGAAAGCGACGATGCAGTGGCATATCATAAATCCGCCGCAGCCCTGGGCGGGCTCACGGATATAAAAGATATTGCCCCCCTGGTTGCCTTCCTGGTAACGGACGGCTGGTGGATCACCGGTCAAACCATTTTTGCCAATGGCGGGTATACTACCCGGTAA
- a CDS encoding PKD domain-containing protein, with protein sequence MKKIIPLLLLPFIGLSMVLSVNGQLSDTIPAQINPEIDSNQVRFQSVLRPLRQIAGAPEAFYSYFWEFGDGSYSFARTPVHQYKDTGEYDVRLFATNNYDDGKKPPTRLQRVRLEKKKSLIAANTTPAFFKGAGSLEIRSSQQPKPGEDMVLLIGYRNRPGSGTAGSGSILLLYNEKQFAKNSFDLADTRTYHAERKIGFDSLIACAPAAETWLAEHTADSKGFFHASAGSYPYAADKEQLRQALKMEMDPFRQHQVWRIEAGTAGTEQFLFLSLNTLPEMIKDTNAVVTITGLFIPDDPALEMEKFNLELPIVASHDPNRLTLKNKRLNYRLTGRNRENTYKIQFQNTGKGPAKQVAIDVAIPGMLSSASIQVTDRKPACTWCTTAYPNQSCFDTIVRGDSIRFIFKNIYLPGTQQEGVEEPDSTMGYVKYTLSFTKGMRKEAFSSSAAIIFDKNEPIYTNRSVGRFKKGLSPGVIVGYGTALGSTLKNLGRQNYTLGFTLSEYSAYKKYFQWELYLQGYQETETFLGRRTGRDTMINGVGYKLEYSDSYLREKVFAFEAVPLELRYNFNSFISGGAGALVAGEFSRTRSRRVQAMVSGATGEGQLLEGTMDKESEAFAEWRGAFFADLQFGRVRVGPALGVRFLQYMNPGQQRLLFYASWKF encoded by the coding sequence ATGAAGAAAATTATACCCTTACTACTGCTGCCGTTCATTGGGCTCTCGATGGTATTGTCCGTGAATGGTCAATTGAGTGATACCATTCCCGCTCAGATCAATCCGGAGATCGACAGCAACCAGGTCCGCTTCCAGTCGGTCCTGCGGCCGCTCCGCCAGATAGCCGGCGCTCCCGAAGCTTTCTATTCCTATTTCTGGGAGTTTGGGGATGGCAGCTACAGTTTCGCCAGAACGCCTGTCCACCAGTACAAGGATACCGGCGAATACGATGTGCGCCTCTTTGCCACCAACAATTATGACGACGGGAAGAAGCCGCCCACCCGCCTCCAGCGGGTGCGCCTGGAAAAGAAAAAATCTTTGATAGCCGCCAATACCACACCGGCTTTTTTCAAAGGCGCGGGCTCCCTGGAAATACGGTCCAGTCAGCAGCCTAAACCCGGTGAGGATATGGTGCTGCTGATAGGCTATCGCAACAGGCCCGGATCAGGAACTGCCGGCAGCGGTTCCATCCTCCTGCTCTATAACGAAAAACAGTTTGCAAAGAATAGTTTTGACCTGGCCGATACCCGTACTTACCATGCGGAAAGGAAGATCGGCTTTGATTCGCTGATTGCCTGTGCGCCCGCTGCGGAAACCTGGCTGGCCGAGCATACTGCTGACAGCAAAGGCTTTTTCCATGCCAGCGCCGGCAGCTATCCCTATGCAGCCGATAAGGAACAATTGCGCCAGGCCCTTAAAATGGAAATGGACCCCTTCCGCCAGCACCAGGTCTGGCGGATAGAAGCCGGTACCGCAGGAACGGAACAATTCCTTTTCCTGTCCCTGAACACCCTGCCGGAGATGATCAAGGACACCAATGCGGTGGTGACCATTACCGGCCTGTTCATTCCTGACGACCCTGCGCTGGAGATGGAAAAGTTCAACCTGGAGCTGCCCATTGTGGCTTCCCATGATCCCAACCGCCTTACGCTGAAGAATAAAAGACTGAATTACCGGCTCACCGGCCGCAACCGGGAGAACACGTATAAGATCCAGTTCCAGAATACCGGCAAGGGACCCGCAAAGCAGGTAGCCATTGACGTGGCTATCCCCGGTATGCTGAGCAGTGCCAGTATCCAGGTCACGGATCGCAAACCGGCCTGTACCTGGTGTACCACAGCCTATCCCAACCAGAGCTGTTTTGATACCATTGTCAGGGGGGACAGTATCCGCTTCATCTTCAAAAATATTTACCTGCCCGGCACACAGCAGGAGGGAGTGGAAGAACCGGACTCCACCATGGGTTACGTGAAATACACGCTCAGCTTTACCAAGGGCATGCGCAAGGAAGCGTTCAGCAGCAGCGCGGCCATCATTTTTGATAAGAACGAACCTATTTATACCAATCGGTCGGTGGGACGATTTAAAAAAGGACTATCACCCGGTGTCATTGTAGGATATGGTACAGCGCTGGGTTCTACCCTCAAAAACCTGGGCCGGCAGAATTATACACTGGGTTTTACCCTTTCTGAGTATTCGGCCTATAAAAAGTATTTCCAGTGGGAGCTGTACCTGCAGGGCTACCAGGAAACAGAAACTTTCCTGGGCCGGCGAACCGGCAGGGATACCATGATCAACGGGGTAGGGTATAAGCTGGAATACAGCGACAGCTACCTGCGGGAGAAGGTCTTTGCCTTTGAGGCGGTACCCCTGGAGCTTCGCTATAATTTTAACTCGTTTATTTCCGGTGGCGCCGGCGCCCTGGTGGCGGGTGAGTTCAGCAGGACCCGTTCGCGCAGGGTGCAGGCCATGGTCTCAGGCGCTACTGGGGAAGGCCAGCTGCTGGAAGGCACCATGGATAAGGAAAGCGAAGCCTTTGCCGAATGGCGGGGCGCTTTTTTTGCCGATCTACAATTTGGCAGGGTACGTGTAGGACCTGCGCTGGGTGTGCGTTTCCTGCAATATATGAATCCCGGGCAGCAGCGGCTGCTGTTCTATGCCAGCTGGAAGTTTTGA
- a CDS encoding CBS domain-containing protein has translation MNKKVADILLRKGSHISTVAPGTSVLEALKIMAEQNIGSVMVMDDGRYMGIMTERDYSRKIILKGKSSTDTPITDIMSNDFPRVTAADSVDYCMQLMSDKNIRYLPVFDNEQVIGIISINDVVKETILSQAETISQLKDYLHSSR, from the coding sequence ATGAACAAAAAAGTAGCAGACATCCTCCTCAGGAAAGGCAGCCATATTTCTACCGTAGCCCCCGGCACTTCCGTACTGGAAGCCCTGAAGATCATGGCCGAACAGAATATCGGCTCCGTAATGGTCATGGATGATGGCCGCTACATGGGTATTATGACCGAGCGTGATTACTCCCGCAAGATCATTCTCAAAGGCAAAAGCTCTACGGACACCCCCATTACCGACATCATGTCCAACGACTTCCCGCGGGTAACAGCCGCCGACAGCGTTGACTATTGCATGCAGCTGATGTCCGACAAGAACATCCGCTACCTGCCCGTTTTTGACAATGAACAGGTGATCGGTATCATCTCCATCAATGATGTGGTGAAAGAGACTATTCTATCCCAGGCAGAAACAATTTCCCAGCTGAAAGATTACCTGCACAGCAGCCGTTAA
- a CDS encoding sigma-70 family RNA polymerase sigma factor, with amino-acid sequence MSAISASIHTDQRYVEALLRNDALLVQEIYARFAGNIRNYIMANSGTEADAADIFQEALVDIYRQAREKDLQLTCPFEPFLLLVCRRKWFNELKKRGREPVTKSVEDVSIGEDVFALAEQLQQKDERMQLFLECFRNLGSSCKEIIRKTLGGDDQEKIAEELKVTYGYLRKKKSECMAALTKMIHSQLSKRQ; translated from the coding sequence TTGTCAGCCATTTCTGCCAGCATTCATACCGACCAGCGATACGTGGAGGCCCTGCTCCGGAACGACGCCCTGCTTGTTCAGGAGATCTATGCCCGCTTTGCCGGCAACATCCGTAATTATATAATGGCCAACAGCGGCACTGAAGCCGATGCGGCAGATATTTTCCAGGAAGCCCTGGTGGATATTTACCGGCAGGCCCGGGAAAAGGACCTGCAGCTTACCTGTCCTTTTGAGCCCTTCCTGCTGCTGGTATGCCGGCGCAAATGGTTCAACGAGCTGAAAAAAAGAGGCCGGGAGCCGGTAACAAAATCAGTGGAGGACGTATCTATAGGAGAAGACGTGTTTGCGCTGGCCGAGCAATTACAGCAAAAGGACGAACGCATGCAGCTGTTCCTGGAATGTTTCCGCAACCTGGGCTCTTCCTGTAAGGAGATCATCCGGAAAACACTGGGCGGGGACGACCAGGAAAAGATTGCAGAAGAACTCAAAGTAACCTATGGTTACCTGCGCAAGAAAAAAAGCGAATGCATGGCCGCGCTCACCAAAATGATCCATTCACAATTATCCAAAAGGCAGTAA
- the msrA gene encoding peptide-methionine (S)-S-oxide reductase MsrA, which yields MKMLMANSLVSMLLVSCALTENPSKNMNNELTASLAASGSTRQTDTATFGTGCFWCTEAIFQQVNGVLKVTSGYSGGHVVNPTYKEVTTGTTGHAEVVQIVFDPQVISFDELLEVFWQTHDPTTLNKQGNDVGPQYRSAIFYHNAEQKEKSAKYKADLDKSGAFDKPIVTEITPYDKFYEAENYHQDYYNNNGSAPYCYYVIRPKLDKFQKVFKSKMKR from the coding sequence ATGAAGATGTTGATGGCAAACAGCCTGGTGTCAATGTTGCTGGTGTCCTGTGCTTTAACAGAAAATCCTTCAAAGAATATGAATAATGAGTTGACCGCCTCCCTGGCTGCCAGTGGCAGCACAAGGCAAACCGATACGGCTACCTTCGGCACCGGATGTTTCTGGTGTACGGAAGCTATCTTCCAGCAGGTGAACGGCGTGCTGAAAGTAACTTCCGGGTATAGTGGCGGGCATGTGGTCAATCCTACCTACAAGGAGGTGACCACCGGCACTACCGGCCACGCCGAAGTGGTGCAAATAGTATTTGATCCGCAGGTGATCAGTTTTGATGAATTGCTGGAAGTTTTCTGGCAGACCCATGATCCCACTACCCTCAACAAACAGGGGAATGATGTAGGCCCGCAATACCGGAGCGCTATCTTTTACCACAATGCGGAACAAAAAGAGAAATCAGCAAAGTATAAGGCCGACCTGGACAAGAGCGGCGCCTTTGATAAACCTATTGTCACCGAGATAACGCCTTACGATAAATTCTATGAGGCCGAGAACTATCACCAGGATTATTACAATAACAATGGCTCAGCACCTTACTGTTATTATGTGATCCGGCCCAAGCTGGACAAATTCCAGAAAGTGTTCAAGAGTAAGATGAAACGGTAA
- a CDS encoding helix-turn-helix domain-containing protein, giving the protein MEKRGSTDSKRSQEIARLYLEFIDRHIEDVASGRVMQFMELNHIARALTVSHQHLTDTVQKVLGHHPCHFYDARIIDKARQLLADPHLSIADIALTLTYDPSNFSKFFKKWTGTTPGEYRKSNK; this is encoded by the coding sequence ATGGAAAAGAGGGGAAGCACTGATTCCAAAAGAAGCCAGGAGATTGCCAGGCTGTACCTTGAATTCATAGACCGCCATATTGAGGATGTTGCCAGTGGCAGGGTAATGCAGTTCATGGAACTCAACCATATTGCCCGGGCACTGACAGTATCTCACCAGCACCTTACAGATACCGTTCAGAAGGTCCTGGGACATCATCCCTGCCATTTCTATGATGCCAGGATCATTGACAAAGCCCGGCAGCTGTTGGCTGATCCCCACTTGTCTATCGCTGACATTGCGCTCACCCTTACCTATGACCCCTCTAATTTCTCCAAATTCTTCAAAAAATGGACCGGTACCACGCCGGGCGAATACAGGAAATCCAATAAATAG
- a CDS encoding STN domain-containing protein, whose protein sequence is MNFQQKYCLCLCLAGYLFFHAPSRAMGQEATISIQCSKESLETVFSLIRKQTGYRFVYSRDLLLQSRKVTINIRQHSIEKVLEKLLSNQPLVFHIVDKYIVIRKKDKV, encoded by the coding sequence ATGAACTTCCAACAGAAGTATTGTTTGTGCTTATGTCTTGCCGGATACCTGTTCTTCCATGCTCCCTCCCGGGCCATGGGGCAGGAAGCCACCATCTCCATCCAGTGCAGCAAAGAATCTTTGGAAACAGTATTCTCGCTGATCCGTAAACAGACTGGCTATCGTTTTGTGTATAGCCGTGATCTGCTGCTGCAGTCCAGGAAAGTGACCATCAATATCCGGCAGCACTCCATTGAAAAAGTACTGGAAAAGCTACTCTCCAATCAACCGCTGGTTTTCCATATAGTGGATAAATACATAGTGATCAGGAAAAAGGATAAGGTTTAA
- a CDS encoding FecR family protein, producing the protein MNPISLLIIQHLRGELDEAGEATLQEWINGSAENRVFFEQYTDEYLTDRLASISSIDWKAGLERCLAQYDGPLEPMLEEPVQVLKKSWWRSWPAAAAVLFLVLLGAGWWWWQGQAPGGDQPPVTQLSDRYKNDIQPGGNHAILQLDNEQSIILDSASGSLQQQGAAATNEQGLLVYRPFTGESGRVGYNTISTPRGGSYRVVLPDGSKVWLNAASSIRFPTAFTDSQRVVQVTGEVYFEVASLPGRQAHKKLPFIIQVNELAVTVTGTHVNINAYPDEAAIKTSLLEGSVQIITGKGQMPVTLQPGEQAVVNRAPEGRSPSVQVRPVDAAVVLAWKEGNFVFDGDDIRTIMRQLARWYDLEVIYTDVPDQHFVATIGRNEPVSRVLHLLELTNEVHFSIDGKTVRVQR; encoded by the coding sequence ATGAACCCGATCTCTTTATTGATCATTCAGCATCTTAGGGGAGAACTGGACGAAGCCGGTGAGGCGACGTTGCAGGAGTGGATTAACGGATCTGCGGAGAACCGGGTCTTCTTTGAACAATATACAGATGAATACCTGACTGACCGGCTGGCCAGCATATCCTCCATTGACTGGAAAGCAGGCCTGGAGCGATGCCTGGCCCAGTATGACGGGCCACTGGAACCGATGCTGGAAGAGCCGGTACAGGTATTGAAAAAGAGCTGGTGGCGTTCCTGGCCTGCAGCAGCAGCGGTCCTGTTCCTCGTGTTGCTCGGGGCCGGCTGGTGGTGGTGGCAGGGACAGGCTCCCGGTGGGGATCAACCGCCGGTGACACAATTGTCAGACAGGTATAAGAACGATATTCAGCCCGGTGGTAACCATGCCATCCTGCAGCTGGACAATGAACAGTCCATCATTCTGGACAGTGCCTCCGGTTCCCTGCAGCAGCAGGGGGCGGCAGCTACCAATGAACAGGGCCTGTTGGTATACCGGCCATTTACGGGTGAATCAGGACGGGTGGGGTATAACACGATCAGTACGCCCCGCGGTGGATCATACCGGGTAGTATTACCGGATGGCAGTAAGGTATGGCTGAATGCAGCCTCTTCCATTCGTTTCCCCACCGCTTTTACGGATTCACAGCGGGTAGTGCAGGTGACCGGCGAAGTATATTTTGAAGTGGCCTCACTGCCCGGCAGGCAGGCACATAAAAAATTGCCATTTATCATACAGGTCAATGAGCTGGCTGTAACGGTAACAGGCACCCATGTCAATATCAATGCTTATCCGGATGAGGCGGCCATTAAGACCAGCCTGCTGGAAGGAAGCGTACAGATCATTACCGGTAAAGGACAAATGCCGGTGACACTGCAGCCGGGAGAGCAGGCGGTAGTGAACAGGGCGCCGGAAGGCCGGAGCCCCTCTGTCCAGGTAAGGCCCGTTGATGCAGCCGTTGTACTGGCCTGGAAAGAAGGAAATTTTGTATTTGATGGGGATGATATCAGGACCATCATGCGCCAGCTGGCCCGCTGGTATGACCTGGAAGTGATCTATACGGATGTGCCTGATCAGCATTTTGTAGCCACTATCGGCAGGAATGAGCCCGTATCAAGAGTGTTGCACCTTTTGGAACTGACCAATGAAGTTCATTTCAGTATTGATGGGAAGACCGTCCGGGTGCAGCGCTAA
- a CDS encoding tetratricopeptide repeat protein, translated as MNQYSTEDVARYAEGLMEPGEQAAFEQALATDASLQEALDLYREVQQGLQQQWHPDAQEKALRATLKDLGQQYFTGKTGGRVVRMKNALRAAVAVAAVAILVVFVWHPWQKDLYTQYADASMITSVERGADSASLLQMATRAFNKRDYAGALPLLQQTLLQEANNSFVQYYYGIALLETGKTAEAQQIFTKLHEGNSVFKYEATFYMALSYLKNGDRSSCRSWLQQIPADASNYGKAKELLKKL; from the coding sequence ATGAACCAATACAGTACCGAAGACGTAGCGCGTTATGCCGAAGGGTTGATGGAACCCGGCGAGCAGGCTGCTTTTGAGCAGGCGCTGGCAACGGACGCCAGCCTGCAGGAAGCGCTGGACCTGTACCGGGAAGTGCAGCAGGGCCTGCAACAGCAATGGCATCCCGATGCGCAGGAAAAAGCCCTGCGCGCCACCCTGAAGGACCTGGGACAGCAATATTTTACCGGTAAGACCGGCGGCCGCGTGGTTCGGATGAAGAACGCATTGCGTGCCGCAGTGGCCGTGGCCGCTGTAGCAATATTGGTGGTCTTTGTATGGCATCCCTGGCAAAAAGACCTCTACACACAATATGCAGATGCCAGTATGATCACTTCGGTGGAAAGGGGCGCTGATTCGGCCAGCCTGCTGCAAATGGCTACCAGGGCTTTCAATAAGCGGGACTATGCCGGGGCACTTCCCCTGCTGCAACAGACCCTTTTGCAGGAAGCCAATAATAGTTTTGTACAATATTATTATGGTATAGCCCTGCTGGAAACCGGCAAAACAGCGGAGGCCCAACAAATTTTCACCAAACTGCACGAGGGCAACTCGGTCTTTAAATATGAAGCCACTTTTTATATGGCGCTGAGCTACCTGAAAAATGGCGACCGCAGCAGCTGCCGCAGCTGGCTGCAGCAGATCCCTGCTGACGCCAGTAATTATGGTAAGGCCAAGGAGCTGCTGAAGAAATTATAA
- a CDS encoding RNA polymerase sigma-70 factor has translation MATADADFDIAEFQRGSEKAISHLFRLYYRGLVYFADNIISNRKEAEDIVVECFLKLLKKSGDFESLANIRSFLHVATRNACYNYLQSVKVGVRSQRELAYLQDPEQPTYGTDYAKIDAEIMETILEEVENLPPQCRQVFKYLFFERKTTQEIADLMGLSVKTVRNQKARAIQLLQAQLLKRNLLPLVFYLQLLLLGARESDPMAAQLPG, from the coding sequence ATGGCAACAGCCGATGCCGATTTTGACATAGCTGAGTTCCAGCGGGGTAGCGAGAAGGCTATAAGCCACCTGTTCCGGTTGTATTACCGTGGCCTGGTCTATTTTGCTGATAATATTATCAGCAACCGGAAGGAAGCGGAGGATATAGTAGTAGAGTGTTTCCTCAAGCTCCTGAAAAAGTCCGGCGATTTTGAAAGCCTGGCCAATATCCGCTCCTTTCTCCATGTGGCTACCCGCAATGCCTGTTATAATTACCTCCAGTCTGTGAAAGTAGGCGTCCGCTCCCAGCGGGAGCTGGCCTACCTGCAGGATCCCGAACAGCCCACCTATGGTACTGATTACGCCAAAATAGATGCGGAGATCATGGAAACCATCCTGGAAGAAGTGGAGAACCTGCCCCCCCAGTGCCGACAGGTATTCAAATACCTTTTCTTTGAACGTAAGACCACCCAGGAGATCGCTGACCTTATGGGCCTCAGTGTCAAGACCGTACGCAATCAGAAAGCCCGGGCCATCCAGCTGTTGCAGGCCCAGCTGCTGAAACGGAACCTGCTGCCCCTGGTCTTTTACCTCCAGCTCCTCCTGCTGGGCGCCCGGGAATCCGACCCCATGGCTGCCCAGCTACCCGGCTGA